One genomic segment of Clostridiales bacterium includes these proteins:
- the rplL gene encoding 50S ribosomal protein L7/L12, with the protein MADLNKIVDLVKELTVVELNELVKMLEEEFGVSAAAFAAAPAAGAAAAAPAEEEKTEFNVELKEVGPNKIAVIKVVREVTGLGLAEAKGLVDKAPSIIKEDVAKDAAEEIVKKFKEAGAIAELK; encoded by the coding sequence ATTGACTGTTGTTGAATTAAACGAGCTTGTAAAGATGTTGGAAGAAGAATTTGGCGTATCGGCCGCGGCTTTTGCCGCCGCTCCCGCAGCGGGCGCGGCCGCAGCGGCTCCCGCTGAAGAAGAAAAGACCGAATTTAATGTGGAATTGAAAGAGGTCGGACCTAATAAGATCGCTGTTATCAAGGTTGTGCGCGAAGTCACAGGCTTGGGCCTTGCAGAAGCCAAAGGTTTGGTTGACAAAGCGCCCAGCATAATCAAAGAAGATGTCGCCAAAGACGCGGCCGAAGAAATAGTTAAGAAGTTTAAAGAAGCGGGCGCGATTGCCGAGTTAAAGTAA